The Rhea pennata isolate bPtePen1 chromosome 5, bPtePen1.pri, whole genome shotgun sequence nucleotide sequence TTTTCCTGTATCTGGCAATCAGTACAGTATATCCCTTTATTTCCATGTCTCCCTAACATCAAATAATGTACAATTCCTAGCTCTCTTTTTAATCATTAACACATAGCTCACCATCATCTTGGCATCTTTACATTTTATCTGCTCATGGACGATAAGGCACTACACTTTATAGCTGAGATGGCATTTGATTTTGTAAATATACAAAGGAAAGATGactgcatgaaaaatgtttcatggaCTATAAGCATGCATGCAGGCTATTAAATCATCTGTGTTTTCAGCTGTATGGTGGCTCGTggctgagaaaataaatgtgtatatgtAATGGGACTGGTTTAAAAAATTGCACTATTCCTACCACTGGTTTAAAATCTGAGGAACGTTTATGCAAGTCACCTCTAGAGTCTGTAAACAGTATGTTAGCGATGTTTCTTGAGTGCTAgatgctttcctttttaaatggaCATAGAGGCTGAATGTCAATGCCGtagctgccttctctttctcttccccctccccccccccaaaaaaagaacaCCGTTAACCTCCTAGCACAAACATAAAAGTTCTGTTTGTATTTGTATTGACTTTAGATAATGTGCACTGCGTCACTGTGTGTGCTCTTTATTTAACCCAATGTACTAGTCCAGTGAAGTTTAAAAACTTCACTGGAAAGATAAAGTGAACAAGTTCTGGTTTCATCCACCTTTCTTTACATCTCTGGGAAACATCGTATGGCAATGTAACCAAGGAAAATATCTAAATATGCTATTAAAACgatagcaaaacaaaatgttccttATCAATATGCATTCTCTTCCAGAACACCTTTTGCAGCTATGATGCCTGTTGCAACTGTGATGCCTGATGACACACCGATGTTTGACCCAAATATCCTCCACGAACTTGACTGGAGTGAGAACACGGTGACATTTTCTCCTGCCATTTCTCCTTTAGATCCAGGAGATGGCCTGGTTATGAGACCTCTTTGCACAGCTGATTTAAATCGAGGTAGAATCCTGCTTAATGATCATCACAGACTAAAGCAGGGTGTGGGACTAGATAATAATGTATATTCCTGAGGTATTTTTCAGTAGTTAAGAATTGTTTCTTTTATCGGACTTGAGTTATTTTTGTCAGTAAGAAATCTAAGCACTTGGCATTAGAATGATTGCTCATATGCTGGTTGACATTCAAAATTGCTTTTACTCTGTTAATAAACTTGAAACCAATCTTAAAAATCTTAAGTCTTACAGATAGTTCATGGCTTTCTGTTCACCACCCTTTGGGAGGGAGTATAACTGTCTCTTTAATAAAGTAATGTAAGCCAGCATCTTACTTTGAGTATATGAAGATTTCTTCAGATCtggaacttggaaaaaaagattgttttgaaTGTATAGCTTCGTATTTGGATAATTTCAGgtttatatttttcttgcttaaatGCATGTCTTTTTTGTGTAGTCAAGTTGCAGCTTGCTGCTGATGCATTAGCTGGTCCTTCAGCATAGTTCAAGGCATGAGTTTGGTCCTTTTTTTAAGATTACAGTCTATTTTTATAATATGCAGAATGTACTATTTTATATGCAAGCAATTAGATGGTGCCATGGGGCTGTTAACTCTCCAGAAGTCATCTCAGGTTGTTTGGTACTCTTGGAGCTAATGTTGTGTCTTTATACTTcactggtttttttttgtttgtttgttttttggttttttttttcttcttttataacAGGCTTTTTTAAGGTTCTGGGTCAGCTGACTGAAACTGGAGTTGTAAGCCCAGAGCAGTTTATCAGTGAGTATATCATTATTTCTTGGTGTTTCCAGAGAGATTGCTGTGACCAAAAGATACTGATGATGACAGCAAAACTACTTTGGTGTCTGAGTCCTGACTGCTTGATgccagagggatttttttttaaaaaaaaaacttctaaggCAGACCTTGGCACTTGGCTTTGGATTCAATTGCTACTACCTCAAAGGGCTTCTTGGCTGGAGCACACCTAAGTTGTATACCAGCTTTTGAACAGGAAGGGCATAACAGGTTACTGGGTGATGGCTTGTTTTGGCTGAATGATTGCAATGCCAATAGCAAAGCCGAGATTTGCCTTTGATTGTAGATAGTTAGTTATGAGCTCATTTCACTGGTTTCCTTGCGAAGTAAAAAGACCTGGTGTAGATACTGCCAACTTGGTCCTAGTGCATCTGTAGAGGTGCTAGGGAAGGAAGGTTCTCCTAGCAGCTAAGGAAAAGGCACTTGTTTCATTCCTACATTATCCTAGTTTAGTTTCTTTAGGGGCTCGTCAGGCTCTGGGGCTTTCTGGTTCTAGTGTCTTGGTCACATCTTGGCTTGTGATTCTGAATTCTTCAGTGATCTGCATTCGAATCTGTTGCAAGTTAGAAGTGACTGTTTTAATGTCTGTTTGCTCCCACAGAAACATTTGAACACATGAAGAGATCTGGAGATTACTATGTTACTGTTATAGAAGATACAAATCTTGGACAAATTGTTGCTACAGCAACCCTGGTTATAGAACATAAGTTCACTCACTCATGTGCAAAGGTACATTCTCTCGCTGCAGCTGtaatgtgaagaaaaaggttCTGTCCCGAAACTATGtccatttgttatttttatggtGCTACTGTGTGACAAAGTATGCTCTACTGACTCAGTGGCAAAGACATTTTAGAAACATCTCTCTTTCTTGGGTGCTCAGCTAAATGGTAAAAGGaagctttggctttttttttaggataaaGAGCAAATTTGTGTCTGCCCCATTCTCCCTCCCTGTAACTTTTGAACTAGTCAGACTTGGTTCTCATTGAGCAGATGGCTGGGGATCTCGCTACCGTGGAGCCCCAGTCAGACATGTGAAATGGAGCCACAGAATGGCTGTGGTGTGACTGCAACTCCTGCTCTAGGTGCTGGAAGGGGCATGACGAGTATGTCAGCTACGGGAGGAATTACTAAAGTTTGCATCCAGTTAGCAGAAAATCCAAGCGAGAAACACAGAGCAATAGGGAAATTAACACAACAGTGTGCTACTAAACTAACACTTGCCTGTATTTTCGCAGAGAGGAAGGATAGAAGATGTAGTCGTAAGCGGAGAatgcagaggaaagcagcttGGTAAACTGTAAGTATTTCACCATCTTTGCTGGGTAGCACCAGGCAGCGCAGGAGCCCCTTGTCCAGTTGCCCCCACCCCGTGAACACAGATGAGCTGCTGATCAGGGCCAGCAAGCAAGCTAACTGAAATGACCCTGGGTCGTGTCTGCACACTCACCCTCTGCGGTAGGAGAGAGGGCTGAAGCTGCAGTCAGTGTGGCAGGGGAAGATGATGTCTGTTAGTGGCTGTTATTCCAAACCAGCCCATCCGTTTTTGGGTGCTGGAGGTAACGCAGAGTTACTGCCCTCAGCGTGCCATCTGCCTGTCGTCTCTGGAAGATGTAGTGCTCAGTTAAAGGAAGCGATCGCCATGGGGTCGCTCGCCAGAACTAAGTGCTGGATTTTAGCTCTCCAGGGTAGCCTGGCAGATCCTCCCTGCTGAGACACCTTGAAGAATTTAGCCAAAAGGTGCCACTAGTTGGCAGAGCGCAAGCAGAGGTAAAGAAAACAGCCTCCAGGGCGCTGCTTCACCCTTTTCCCTTGGGGTGGGAGCTGTCCTGTGTCCAGAGGGAAACTGCAGCGTGCTCTAAAACTTCAGTATTACAGGCCTAAGGCTGGGGAAGGGCTGCTCCGTGGTGAGCAGGCATTTGCACTGGCCCTGTAACCTGCTATGAAATAGGTGGATCTACcaaatgtgtttgtgttttcGATGGGAAAATTAGCTGATACTTGGAGTGGAATGTTGTTTTCTACAgagctttaggaaaaaaacaggaccACTAAAAGCATTTCAAGAGATCTTTCCCGTGGAAAATTTGACTCTATTTCTTGTGGCAATTAAATGTCcttaagtttattttcaaaagtggtTCCACTGATAACTTCAGCTAGTTAAATGTAAATAATGTAAATGGATTCGGTGTTCAGATCTGTTTCCTTTAACcactatttttctctcttttccagatTAACATCCACCCTTACATTGCTCAGTAAGAGACTGAACTGTTACAAAATTACTCTCGAGTGTCTGCCAAAAAACGTGGCTTTCTATAAGAAGTTTGGCTATTCGGtatctgaagaaaattacatGTTTCAACGGTTCTTTAATTAagaacttagatttttttttttttttgaaggactGTTGGTGGAGGAGCTTGTGTGACAAACATTCTTTGTGGAAAATTTATATAATTCATTGCTGCAAATATAACAATCCCTATAAATACTCAACATCAAATGTgtaaaacttgcaaaaaaaacTTACTGACATTTTAGAACAGTTCTCTGGGATAGGAAATGAGTTCTTAGAACTAATTTTCAGTTGAAGTGAAGCTTTTTTGTTCTAGCTGGGTTACAAAGGATCTTGTTAAGGGGATGGTTTTTAACCaaaggtatatatttttatctcaaattttttcttgcattgtatttttctaaagttttgTGCTTCTTTTCTTGGTAGTCAAAGTACAGACCATGGGATTGTGCTCCTGTCTGTACTTCACAGATGGAAGATGTAACTCGTGTAGGGATGCTTCTCTTGTGCAGAATCAGTGCTATAGAATGGgaatttgttctgttctttccatgAAACCTCACGTAAGTGCTGTTGATGATAACGATGTTAATGTACCTAAAGTTTTATAAGCACTATTTTCCAAAACTGAACTTACAGCCAGTGCTGGTAGGGGAGACCCTTGCAGGCGGTGCTGAAGCTGACGCTATGGAGTGTAAATGGATACACACTTAATACTGCTGGGGCCCTGCACTTTAGCTGATAACTTACTATGTTTTTCAGGGTAGTTACTTTTTTTCCGACAAACAAACGCATGGTTTGTGACAGGGCAAAGGTAACTGAGAAACTGGAACGTCTGACAGACGGAGTATAGAGTATATCCCCCCTTTAGTGGGGCTCTCGCTAATATTCAACAGGAGTGTGACTTGGGATTGGCAGTTAATGCCTGTGTCTGTGAAAAGGCAGTAATGCATTCGGCTTCACTGAACTCATCTGACCAACTTGCTGTACTTGAACTCCTTAGGGCCAGGTGCGCGGTGGTTTTGCTGGTAACCACTTATGCATATTGCATTGCTAACTGGCAGAGAAAGCCCAGATCCTGGTCCCAGGGGATTGTTGCTGCTTTGGAGCATCCCTCTTGCTATAATGTTGGATAAATGATTTTTAGCACTTTTGCCATGGGTGGCAAGCAAATAATGTACAAAGCCCTCATTCCAACAGTAGTGTTTTGTGTAAAGAGTGACAAATCCTACATCTATGAATAGGGCATTATAAATACATGAAGGTTTGTACAGAACAGCCAGTCTTGTTTGTGAACAGTTAGGCCTtacaaaatgttctttccatTGTGGTGTGGAGAGCTACTTTAAGCTGTGGTGGGGGTTCTATTTAATGTTCCTGATGGTACTCCACTCAATATAGTGTTTCCTTGGTGATGtctatgttttatttattgattattttttaaaaaaatctttgtttaagCTGAATAAATAAAGACTGCCAGATGGATCTGCTCTGTTTTGTGCATTAGTGTGTTTTGCCTGGAGGTAGGTATCCAGAGTGAGCCTATACCTATTTTATCTTtccagtgctgtgctgccagctacaACTACCTTTGTTCGTCTTTCCCTAGACTGAGAAGAACACTTTTTTCTGAGATTTCATATTGATTTTAAGCATGCGTCAGATGCCCGTATTTGCACTCTCACAAATATGACTTCTGTgaagcaggtctgcagaggAAGGTTTCCGCTCGCTCTGGTTCCCACATCTGGGTGTTAGAGCACATCCAAACAGCTTGATGActgtgcaaaaagaaaagcctgaggAGCCCAGTTCTTCCCTGTGGGCACACTGGGCAAACCCTGGTGTGAGCGACACAGGTGCCATCCCCTTTTCTTGCTTAGCAGCAgagaaagccagaaaaaaagatagatcctcccctgcccccccccgcccgcttTGTAAGGAATTCTGTATTGGCTGCTCCTCTCTGGTTAGCTCTCCTCGCATTCAGGCCACCCAACTTTGCATTCGATGGAGGAGGCTTAAGAGAACCTACCGGCTGTCATGACACGAGCTCCACAGGACAGCAGGGTCCCTCTGCGCTCAGCAGCCGCTCACGTCCCTGTGCTTAGGCCCAGGCACCCCTTGGTGCTAGGGGGTGTTCTCCAAGGCAAAGCTCGGTCTCCACCCTGTGTGTAAACTGTTAGAAGAGTTCAGGCTCTCAAGCCCCAAATCTGAACTAGTTATTATTAAAGTCAGCTACTAATTTATGTGGGCCCAGCTGACCGAGGTGGATTTTCTTGCCTCTGTTTTAATCAAAGTTGACTTTCCACTAATTTTAAGTGGATTATTTCAATTCCACAATATCTACACCATCTAAATCGCTCCAGGTCCCTCATTATGAGTTAATGAAAAGATCAGTATATGTGAGGAGCAGGTGATTGTGTACCCAGCTTAGATCACTGTAAAACAAACTAATTAGTTTGACAGCTGCATGACAACGCCTTCGCTGGGAGGAATCCAGCTCATCAGCGGCTCTTTAGCTTTGAAGAGCTCTTGGTGACAGAGGTGACATGCTCAACCTTGGCAAACTACCACTACCAGCACAGTCTCTGTTACAGAGGCCCTGCGCTTAGCCAGAAAAGATACAGTCACCTGCTGTCACACCTGCTTCACTGCTAGACTGTTAGGAAGTCCTCTTCTAGAGGAAGGTTGGCTTTAGCACAGCCTTCTACCTGCGGAAAGGCTGAGATGTTTGTGGCTGTGAGTTGTGGGCCAGAAACTGGCCTGTCACACCCACAGCTCATGAAGGGCTAAACTCTGCTGCCTTGGGATGAGGGGGAAGGGTGCTGCGAAGCGCAGGCAGATGTGGTAGAGCTGCTACCGCCAAACTGGGTAACGTACACGTGCCCCTGTGGTTTCAGGCATGTCACAGCCAGCTGGAAGAACACCTACTACACGAGTACCTGTGTTTTAAACTGTCAGTTTGCAGGAACTAGAAAAATGCCACAAAAAGGAAACAGCAAGAGGTGCTATTGAAACATACCAGGCATCTCCTAAACTTAGGTGCAGCAGAGGGCAATGAACCAAGCAGGGACCCTGAGTACATGGGGCTGTTTCCTCAGAAAAGATACAAACACTGAGCAGCCCTGTAAAGTACCTGGGCCTGAAACTGGATCCTTGCCACCTCTTCTCACCTTTGGTTTTTTCCTCAGTATCGTCAGAACACACACC carries:
- the GNPNAT1 gene encoding glucosamine 6-phosphate N-acetyltransferase isoform X2 → MMPVATVMPDDTPMFDPNILHELDWSENTVTFSPAISPLDPGDGLVMRPLCTADLNRGFFKVLGQLTETGVVSPEQFIKTFEHMKRSGDYYVTVIEDTNLGQIVATATLVIEHKFTHSCAKRGRIEDVVVSGECRGKQLGKLLTSTLTLLSKRLNCYKITLECLPKNVAFYKKFGYSVSEENYMFQRFFN
- the GNPNAT1 gene encoding glucosamine 6-phosphate N-acetyltransferase isoform X1, giving the protein MDRTPFAAMMPVATVMPDDTPMFDPNILHELDWSENTVTFSPAISPLDPGDGLVMRPLCTADLNRGFFKVLGQLTETGVVSPEQFIKTFEHMKRSGDYYVTVIEDTNLGQIVATATLVIEHKFTHSCAKRGRIEDVVVSGECRGKQLGKLLTSTLTLLSKRLNCYKITLECLPKNVAFYKKFGYSVSEENYMFQRFFN
- the GNPNAT1 gene encoding glucosamine 6-phosphate N-acetyltransferase isoform X3 → MDRTPFAAMMPVATVMPDDTPMFDPNILHELDWSENTVTFSPAISPLDPGDGLVMRPLCTADLNRETFEHMKRSGDYYVTVIEDTNLGQIVATATLVIEHKFTHSCAKRGRIEDVVVSGECRGKQLGKLLTSTLTLLSKRLNCYKITLECLPKNVAFYKKFGYSVSEENYMFQRFFN